The genomic region CTCGGAGCAATTTTTACTTTTGCAGTGATTTATTTTCTGCATTTCCAACTCTCCCGAGACTTTGCTACTCTGTTCGTCAATTTTTTAATCGGCGTGGCGATTATATCGATCGCTATTTTAGTCCTGGGATTGAACACCTTAGATATTTTCTCTCCCCTTTCTCTAGATGTCTTATTGGGAACGCCTCCTTTCCTAGGCGCGGCGATCGCCTTTGGCTTGGTTTACTATACCTTTAAAGAAGTGGAGGAAGGCGATCGAACTAGCTATTATATTGAACGTTCCGTTGGTTGTGAAAAATGCGGCACCGAACTAAAAGAGTTAGCAGAAACTGAGTTACTTCAATCCCTAACTTCAATTCAGAGACTCTCGAAAAGCCTTGGAAATGCAGAATATCGCGCTTGGTATTGTCCGCAATGCCGACCCCATCTAAGCGGACGAGGTTTTCATCTTATTTCCAATGTTATTAACGCTCAAAATACTTGTCCGAACTGCAAAGAATTAACTCTCTCAAGTAAATATAAGTTACTCAAACAGGCCACCCTATCTAAAGAAGGTCTTTCTGAGAAAACGATCGCATGTCATAACTGCAATTACCATCAAAAGATCCAAGAAGTTGTTCCTCGAAAATCCACTTCAATTGGAAAAATGATTTCTTCTTCGAGTCATTGGGGTAGTAGTTATGGCGGCAGTTCTGGTAGCAGTTCTAGTGGCGGTTCTAGCAGTTGGGGGGGTGGCAGTTCTGGCGGTAGTGATTTCGGCGGTGGCAGTAGCGGTGGCGGCGGTGCGGGAGGGGATTGGTAATTTTATTCCCTTAGCGACTAAACAATTGCCTCTGAATTGGCTAATCTGAAGATATCGATCCTATCTGAGTTGTAAAATTCATGGATAACGCGGATTCTCAGTAAATTTTACGGTCTCAATCCATCAATGGCATCTCTCATTCCTGTGGAAGCAGCAAATTACCCCACGGACATCGGATTGAAAGCTATTGAGAATCGGGTTGAAATTCGCTTTTCTTCCGCTTTTAACTGCTTTAGAATACTGATTCTTCATTCTTCCTCTTACTGCGCCCCGAGTCTGAAATCGGAAAATCAGATTGTTGCCATGAGAAACAAGCATGGGAATAGCGATGTCTAGTTCGGAAACTCCCCCTAATCTTCCTCAATTTAAGCTCAAAAATGACGGTCAAATTCCTGAGGATATGGCCGATGAAGTTTTAGCATTAGCGTCCCGACTCTATACGGAACAACTCAACAGTTATTCCCTTTCTCAACTGATGGAGGCCGGGTCGGAAGCGCAAATTCCTCCCGAGTTTGTGGCACAAGCGATGCAAGAACTGCAAGAGCGCAAAATCCGCGAAAAATTAGCCCAACAGGAACGAGAAAATGTCGTCAAGCAATCCCTGGCGATCGCGGCGGGAACGCTGTTGGCGGGTTCGGTTTGGGTCGGCTGGACGTACAATACGATCGCCGCTTCGGAAAATCAGGTGGCGGCTCAATGGGCCCAAGTCGAAAACCAGTTACAGCGACGAGCGGATTTAATTCCCAATTTGGTTGAAATTACTCAAGCCTATGCCCAACAAGAACGAGAGTTAATCGCCTTGTTATTAGAGTCGCGTCAAGCCTATGTCAACGCGGTTACTCCGGAGGAAAAACAAGTGGCGACGGAACGAGTCGATCGCGCGATCGCCCAGTTCCGGGTCTACGTCAGGGCCCATCCCCAGTTACAATCTTCTCAGTTATTCTCAAATTTACAATATGAATTGGCCGGAACCGAAAACCGCATCGCGACGGAACGCCGCCGTTACAATTTGGCGGTACAGCAATACAACCAGCGTTTGTCTACGTTTCCGAATAACTGGTTAAATCAATGGCTGGGATTTGAGAAAAAATCCTTTTTTGAGGCGGACAATTCTGCCGTTCCCGACGTTCGCTTCGATGCTGAAGAGTCTCCCTAATCTGTCAATTTGATGCCGAAGGTCTCGGAAACTCGCAGCGCGTTCGCGGCTGAAGGAAAAAGAGTGTGGTCTGTAGCGGTTCGATGCACTCGTTCCTTGAAATACGCGGTTATTTTAGTGGAAAAGCCTGTTTTTTTGCCAACTATCTCCCCGGTGCAGACCTGTTCGATAACGATTTAACTCGATGGCGGTTTGATAGTGGTCTTTCGATTCTTAGAACTTGCAGATGTTTTAGGCGTGATATTGGCTGTTGACGGGAAGATGACGATTTGTCAGTAATAGGAGGATGGCGATCGCCAACTGAATCGGCCAGGGCGCTAAAATTAATTCCAGCAATACGCTGATGGCGAGAATCGTCAAAGCAAGAATTCGCGGTATTTCTTCGCAAGTGTGGCTGTAACAGTAGGTGGCGATCGTGGCGGCGATCGCGGCACCGATAAATAGATAAAACATGGTTTGAACCTCGTTTGCAAATAGAAAACTAACACAGTAGAGATAACTTGCAGCTTCCTACCTTATAGCCTAACTCTGCCGTCGTTCGATAGCTGCGATCGCGCCCCTCGATCGCCCATCCCTAGGTCACCGCATCGTGCGATCGCGATCGCAATCGAGTGCCTTCTCTTCCCCCCTCGCCGCACTCGTTCGCAATCCGTTCGTCAAGGGCATTAAATTCGCTGCCTTCACGCCTCGATTTGCCCCTGTGCACTCTGGCAGGATCTCCCCTCGGGCTGGCTTGGCGTGCGACGGAGTTTCAATCTCGGATAGTTCGCTCTATTCAGGCTTCTGGGAATTGACCGTCCGGCGCTTTTCCCCAGTCTTGTCGCTCTTTTTCGTTCTTTCAAGCGACGACCTTATATATATGCGCCCATAATTTCCCCATTTTACTACGGACATTCTACGACACTGCCGGGCCTTTGTCAATCAATTTTCTCGGAAAAAATCGTGAATTTTATGAAAGATTAAAATAGGCGATCGTCGGCGGAATTCCCAGTCAAATAACGGCCACTTCTGCTGTTAAAAACTGAAAAGTGAAGTCGCGATCGCCGCCGTCAAAACCGCCCGTCGATTTGACCCCCTCAAAAAAGGTTCGGGCCAACGTCAAAAACCTCCAAGCCGTTCGCTACAATAAGAAAATTGGATTGTCTTTAACCGAGCAGAGAGAACGCTGCTTTCCTTACCATGCCCCTGCCTATAGTTGCCGTAATCGGACGGCCCAACGTCGGAAAATCGACCCTCGTCAATCGTCTGGCGGGGGGTCGGGACGCGATCGTCCACGACCAACCGGGAGTGACCCGCGATCGCACCTACCGCAATGCCTTTTGGGGCGATCGGGACTTTCAAGTCGTCGATACTGGAGGCTTGGTCTTCGACGACGAAACCGAATTTTTACCCTTCATCCGCGAACAAGCCCTCTCGGCCCTGAGCGAAGCGAGGGCGGCAGTTTTCGTGGTAGACGGACAGGCAGGGCTGACCGACGGCGATCGCGAAATTGCCAACTGGCTGCGGCAACATCCCGTCCCAGTCGTCTTGGCAGTCAACAAGTGCGAATCGCCCACCGAAGGACTCGCCCTCGCCGCCGAATTTTGGGAACTCGGACTCGGCGAACCCTATCCGGTGTCTGGAATTCACGGGAACGGAACCGGAGAACTGCTCGACCTGTTAGTGACCCACCTGCCGCCCCCCGAAGAAATCGAAACGGAACCGGAAACCAAAATCGCGATCGTCGGACGGCCCAACGTCGGTAAATCGAGCTTACTCAACGCCTTTGTCGGCGAAAACCGCGCCATCGTCAGCCCGATTTCCGGCACCACCCGCGATCCGATCGATACCCTCATCCAGCACGGAGATAACCGCTACCGCCTGATCGATACTGCAGGCATTCGCAAAAAGAAAAACGTCGAATACGGCCCGGAATTTTTCGGTATCAATCGCGCCTTCAAAGCGATCCGGCGATCGGATGTCGTCTTGTTCGTCGTCGATGCCCTCGATGGGGTCACCGAACAAGATCAAAAATTGGCCGGACGCATCGAAGACGAAGGACGGGCCTGCATCGTCGTCGTCAACAAATGGGATGCCGTCGAAAAAGATTCCCACACCATTTACGAATACGAGAAAGACCTCAAAAACCGCCTCTATTTCGTCAACTGGGCGCCGATGATTTTTGTCAGCGCCAAAACTGGAAAACGGGTCGAAAACATTCTCGCCCTCGTCGATACGGCGATCGAACAATACCGCCGCCGGGTCTCCACCGCCGTCATTAACGAAGTGCTTGAAGAAGCCTTGAGATGGCACACGCCGCCGACCAACCGCCAAGGACGCCAGGGGAAAATTTATTACGGCACCCAAGTCAGCAGCGAACCGCCGACGATCGCCCTGTTCGTCAACGACCCCAAACGCTTTAACGACAACTACCGCCGTTACATCGAGCGGCACTTCCGCACCGAACTCGGATTCGAGGGAACCCCGATCCGCTTCTTGTGGCGCGGTAAAAAAGCCCGCGACGTCGAAAGCCCCGGCAGCAATCGCGCCATTCGCGTGTAAAATGCCTCCGGAGCGTCCCCGGACCGACTCTGTTAACCCATCCCCGACCCGAACACCGCCCCCTCCCTCATGGATTTACTGCGATCGCTGCCACTCGGACTGTATCTCGAACAACCTATCACCTGGCTGCATCACTTAGATCCGCGCGTCAAACTGGTCTGGCTGACTAGCTTCTTACTCGCCCCGGTCCTCGCCAACCCCCAATGGCGGATCGGTTTAGTTCTGTTTCTGTTCGTGCTTACCGTCGCGGCGGCAATTCCCCTGCGGGTCTGGCGAACCCAAATGGGCTGGTTGCTGGTAGTGAGTACCACCCTGTTGTGCGTGACCGCGATCGCCCCCGACGGGCTCTCCGTCAACCACCAACCGCGCCTCCCCGCCCACGAAATCGCCTTTGTCAGCGAACCCGCCCCCGCCGATCCCGACGCCGAACCCAACCCCTGGTACGACCCCTTCGGCTGGTTTAAACCCGGCCCACCCGCCGCCGAGACCGCGCCGCCCCTGCCCCAACCGACGGACTACGATTACGTCCTCTTCGAGAAAGGGAACGTCCAAATGACCCGGCGATCGCTGGATTTGGGCCTTCGGATCGGCACCTTATTCTTCACCCTGCTCTACAGTACGAACCTGTTTCTGCTGACCACCGCCTCCGAAGAAATTACCGCCGGACTCGAAGATTTCATGAGTCCCCTGCGGCGTTTTAACGTCCCGGTCACCGAAATTTCCCTGACCTTAACCCTGTCCCTGCGCTTCATTCCCCTGGTGCTAGAAGAAATTCAAAACTTGATCCGTTCCGTTCGCACCCGGGCGATTAATTGGAAAAAACTCGGGTTTCGTGGAACCACCAAAGTGTGGCTCGCCGTCGTCGAGCGCTTGTTAGAAAATCTGCTCTTGCGGGCCGAGCAAATTTCCAGCGCCATGATCGTGCGCGGCTTTACCACTCCTCAAGACCATCGAGTTCAGTGGCACGAGTTACGGCTCAAACGGCGCGATTGGACCGCGATCGCCGTGTTGGTGGTATTTTGGATCGTTCGCCTGCGCTGGGGCTGGGAAGTGTGAACCCGCCTGTCAGCGCGATCCGGCGGATCCGTCCCTTCGCGATCGCACCATCCCTTCCCGACATCTAGCTTTCTACCCATGCAACCCCTCTCTCCCTGGCAATGGCGATCGCTCCCCTCCCACAACCGCACCGGATCGGACGTTTTTGAATCGCTCTTTTTAAACCGCACCGATCCCCCCACAACCGCCACCATCGGCACCTTACTCGAAAGTCCGGCCCCGAACCCGAAGCCGCACCCCCTCGCCCGCTATTCGATCTGTGCCGGACCGCCGCGCGTCGTCAACGGCATTCCCCAAGTCTGGACCCCCGCCGTGGGTTCGATTTTGCCCCTGTTGCGACAACTGCTCGCTCGCGGGGGATCCTTGCCTCCCGAAACCATCCCCGAGGCGATCGCCCACCTGCCCTTTACCGGAGGCTGGTTGGGCTGGTTGGGCTACGATCTCGCCTGGGAAATCGAGCGCCTGCCCCAGCTCAACTCCGACCCCCTGCCCTTTCCCGTCGCCTACTGGTACGAACCCGACACCTTTGCCGTCCTCGATTACGCCGAAGGGTGCCTGTGGCTGGCCGCCCGTTCCCAGGCCGATCTCGACCTGCTCGAACGAGGGCTGGACAACCCGGCGAGTCTCGAAACCCCCCGAGGACGGGCGATCTCCGGAGCGCCCCAATTCCAAATGTCCCAAAGCGACTACGAAAGCGCCGTCCGCCGCGCCAAAGCCTACATCCAAGCCGGAGATATCTTTCAAGCCAACTTATCCTTACGCTTTGAAGTCAGCACCCGCGCCGACCGTTGGCAGTTATATCGCGACCTGCACCGGATCAACCCCTCCCCCTTTGCCAGCTACTGGCAGACCCCCTGGGGTAACGTGGTCAGTTGTTCTCCAGAACGCCTGGTCAAACGGCAAGGATCCCGCGCCGAAACCCGCCCGATCGCCGGAACCCGCCCCCGCGCCGCCTCCGCCGAACGCGATCGCGCCCTCGAACGGGAATTAACCGCCAATCTCAAAGAACGAGCCGAACATATCATGCTCGTAGACCTCGAACGCAACGATTTGGGACGGGTCTGCCAGTGGGGTTCGGTGCGCGTAGACGAGTTGCTGACCGTCGAACGCTACAGTCACGTCATGCACTTAGTCAGCAACGTGACCGGAGTCCTGCAACCCGACGCCGATAGCATCGATCTGATTCGCGCCTTATTTCCCGGAGGAACGATTACCGGATGTCCCAAAGTACGCTGCATGGAAATTATCGAAGAACTCGAACCCGTGCGCCGCAGTCTGTTCTACGGGTCTTGCGGTTATCTCGACTGGCGCGGTCAGCTCGATTTGAATATTTTGATCCGCACCTTGTTGACCTGCGGCGATCGCGTCTGGGGCCAAGTCGGCGCCGGAATCGTCGCCGACAGCGATCCGGAACGGGAATGGCACGAGTCGATGTCCAAAGCCCGCGCCCAATTAGCGGCGTTGGGACTGACCCCGGAAACGATCGCCCCATGAGTTCGCGATTGCCCTCGAACCCGTCGAAACGGGTTCCTTTTGGCGAAATCCTCCCCTTATCGGCAACAACGAACCGGGTGGAACTCTCCCGATCGCATTGGGTCGGTGGCGATTTAATGATAAAAAATATTTGCCATCGTATTTCTATATACTGCTGGGGAATGCTTGAAGCTGGTACGGAAGCGATCGACGAAAGCGCACCGGACTCGTGGGAGGAAAGGGTCGAAGTTTCCGAACTCGTGGCATCTCAGCCGCTTGCGTGCGATCGCTCCCTTGTTGCCTACCTTGCTAAATCGGAAGTTGAATGAACACCGAAACCTATTTGAATCATCCCAATTTTGGTCTGTTATTTAGGGTGTGTATCGTCGAGAGCGATCGAGAACTGTTTACCACCCTCTACGCCCAACGCTTGTTTTTTTTGGTGGTTACTTCCGGGGAAGGGATTAAATTTGAACCCCTCACCCGGGGGGACGCCCGTCTGCTCGTTGAAAACCGCCTGCGACTCCTGCGCCGGGCGGGTCAGACCAAAGATTACACTCAGCTTCAAGCGATTCACCGTCGCACCTTTCAGTAAGGGCGGGCGATCGTCGATCGCCGACGGTC from Oxynema aestuarii AP17 harbors:
- the pipX gene encoding transcriptional coactivator PipX — encoded protein: MNTETYLNHPNFGLLFRVCIVESDRELFTTLYAQRLFFLVVTSGEGIKFEPLTRGDARLLVENRLRLLRRAGQTKDYTQLQAIHRRTFQ
- a CDS encoding anthranilate synthase component I → MQPLSPWQWRSLPSHNRTGSDVFESLFLNRTDPPTTATIGTLLESPAPNPKPHPLARYSICAGPPRVVNGIPQVWTPAVGSILPLLRQLLARGGSLPPETIPEAIAHLPFTGGWLGWLGYDLAWEIERLPQLNSDPLPFPVAYWYEPDTFAVLDYAEGCLWLAARSQADLDLLERGLDNPASLETPRGRAISGAPQFQMSQSDYESAVRRAKAYIQAGDIFQANLSLRFEVSTRADRWQLYRDLHRINPSPFASYWQTPWGNVVSCSPERLVKRQGSRAETRPIAGTRPRAASAERDRALERELTANLKERAEHIMLVDLERNDLGRVCQWGSVRVDELLTVERYSHVMHLVSNVTGVLQPDADSIDLIRALFPGGTITGCPKVRCMEIIEELEPVRRSLFYGSCGYLDWRGQLDLNILIRTLLTCGDRVWGQVGAGIVADSDPEREWHESMSKARAQLAALGLTPETIAP
- the der gene encoding ribosome biogenesis GTPase Der, which encodes MPLPIVAVIGRPNVGKSTLVNRLAGGRDAIVHDQPGVTRDRTYRNAFWGDRDFQVVDTGGLVFDDETEFLPFIREQALSALSEARAAVFVVDGQAGLTDGDREIANWLRQHPVPVVLAVNKCESPTEGLALAAEFWELGLGEPYPVSGIHGNGTGELLDLLVTHLPPPEEIETEPETKIAIVGRPNVGKSSLLNAFVGENRAIVSPISGTTRDPIDTLIQHGDNRYRLIDTAGIRKKKNVEYGPEFFGINRAFKAIRRSDVVLFVVDALDGVTEQDQKLAGRIEDEGRACIVVVNKWDAVEKDSHTIYEYEKDLKNRLYFVNWAPMIFVSAKTGKRVENILALVDTAIEQYRRRVSTAVINEVLEEALRWHTPPTNRQGRQGKIYYGTQVSSEPPTIALFVNDPKRFNDNYRRYIERHFRTELGFEGTPIRFLWRGKKARDVESPGSNRAIRV
- a CDS encoding LemA family protein, which produces MSSSETPPNLPQFKLKNDGQIPEDMADEVLALASRLYTEQLNSYSLSQLMEAGSEAQIPPEFVAQAMQELQERKIREKLAQQERENVVKQSLAIAAGTLLAGSVWVGWTYNTIAASENQVAAQWAQVENQLQRRADLIPNLVEITQAYAQQERELIALLLESRQAYVNAVTPEEKQVATERVDRAIAQFRVYVRAHPQLQSSQLFSNLQYELAGTENRIATERRRYNLAVQQYNQRLSTFPNNWLNQWLGFEKKSFFEADNSAVPDVRFDAEESP
- a CDS encoding energy-coupling factor transporter transmembrane component T family protein gives rise to the protein MDLLRSLPLGLYLEQPITWLHHLDPRVKLVWLTSFLLAPVLANPQWRIGLVLFLFVLTVAAAIPLRVWRTQMGWLLVVSTTLLCVTAIAPDGLSVNHQPRLPAHEIAFVSEPAPADPDAEPNPWYDPFGWFKPGPPAAETAPPLPQPTDYDYVLFEKGNVQMTRRSLDLGLRIGTLFFTLLYSTNLFLLTTASEEITAGLEDFMSPLRRFNVPVTEISLTLTLSLRFIPLVLEEIQNLIRSVRTRAINWKKLGFRGTTKVWLAVVERLLENLLLRAEQISSAMIVRGFTTPQDHRVQWHELRLKRRDWTAIAVLVVFWIVRLRWGWEV